One window of the Runella slithyformis DSM 19594 genome contains the following:
- the ccoG gene encoding cytochrome c oxidase accessory protein CcoG, translating into MNSLETPHDIDDSFRDNFAAVDNTTGKRNWFFPQKPTGKWHNRRVWFTIFQLTVMFGLPFLKVNGQPLFLFNILERKFIIFGLFIGPQDYWLFGLMMISFFVFIVLFTTVFGRVWCGWACPQTVFMEMVFRKIEYLIEGDWKAQRALDKAPWNNEKIIKRALKAVVFLAISFLIANLLLSYFVGIDRLEKIIIEPVSEHLTLFLGIVAFTVVFFWNFAWLRDQACTVVCPYGRLQGVLLDKNSVVIAYDYKRGEPREKLHKGKERTAGDCISCYQCVNVCPTGIDIRNGTQMECVNCTACIDACDNIMEKVNLPKGLIRFDSENNIASGKSKLITTRTIGYAVVLTALWVALGYAILTRDDTETTMLRVPGSRYIENPDGSISNLYTFKLFNKTNHGINPDMRILFPKGTLKFAGIPNLHLDGAGMVEGSVFITIPKSEIPGRRTEVKLAIYAGNEKLEEFKTTFIAPEE; encoded by the coding sequence ATGAACTCCCTTGAAACACCCCACGACATTGACGATTCATTTCGCGATAATTTTGCGGCGGTAGACAATACTACCGGCAAACGCAACTGGTTTTTCCCGCAAAAACCAACGGGAAAATGGCACAATCGCCGCGTGTGGTTTACGATCTTTCAACTCACCGTTATGTTCGGGCTGCCTTTCCTCAAGGTCAACGGGCAGCCCTTGTTTCTTTTCAATATTTTAGAACGCAAATTCATCATCTTCGGGCTCTTCATCGGACCGCAGGATTATTGGCTGTTTGGGCTGATGATGATTTCCTTCTTTGTGTTTATTGTACTGTTTACCACCGTCTTCGGACGAGTTTGGTGCGGATGGGCGTGTCCGCAAACGGTCTTCATGGAAATGGTCTTCCGTAAAATCGAATACCTGATCGAAGGAGATTGGAAAGCACAGCGCGCCTTGGACAAAGCTCCCTGGAACAATGAAAAGATCATAAAAAGAGCGCTGAAAGCCGTGGTATTTCTGGCCATTTCGTTTTTGATCGCCAATCTTCTTCTCAGCTATTTCGTCGGCATTGACCGACTGGAAAAAATCATCATTGAGCCCGTTTCTGAGCACCTGACACTCTTCCTGGGCATTGTGGCATTTACCGTCGTTTTCTTTTGGAACTTCGCATGGCTGCGTGACCAAGCCTGTACCGTGGTTTGCCCTTACGGACGTTTGCAGGGCGTATTGTTGGATAAAAATTCGGTCGTTATTGCCTACGATTACAAACGCGGTGAGCCCCGCGAAAAACTGCACAAGGGCAAAGAGCGTACTGCCGGCGACTGCATCAGTTGTTATCAGTGCGTCAATGTCTGCCCTACCGGCATCGACATTCGCAACGGTACGCAGATGGAGTGTGTCAATTGTACCGCCTGCATTGACGCCTGCGATAACATCATGGAGAAAGTCAATTTGCCCAAAGGACTGATCCGTTTTGACTCCGAAAACAACATTGCCAGCGGCAAAAGTAAACTGATCACGACCCGCACCATTGGGTACGCGGTTGTTTTAACCGCTTTGTGGGTAGCGTTGGGCTACGCCATTTTGACCCGAGACGACACCGAAACTACCATGCTGCGGGTGCCGGGCTCCCGTTATATTGAAAACCCCGACGGCAGCATCAGCAATCTGTATACCTTCAAACTGTTCAATAAAACCAATCACGGCATCAACCCCGACATGCGAATTTTGTTTCCCAAAGGAACCTTGAAATTTGCCGGGATTCCCAATCTGCATTTGGATGGCGCGGGTATGGTCGAAGGATCCGTATTTATCACGATTCCCAAGTCGGAAATTCCCGGCCGCAGAACGGAGGTAAAACTGGCCATCTATGCCGGAAATGAAAAATTGGAAGAATTTAAAACAACCTTTATTGCACCGGAAGAATAG
- a CDS encoding GNAT family N-acetyltransferase: MSYSIPQQKVTSFPLRDYTAQVVENNPDVLHRYHIRWALWLFNTPLHVKHQHAAEVYTFILTDTATQTEVFGVFHLFIEHRQGISPFQASFGSFEMAERISHAEFGEWLTGIELFAKELGLSSLCIKHYPSCYNPSRTTFIRRGLTRHGFTIPSSTENQFIPVIQDRFEEGLHASERRRLRKCLRAGFRFEEWLNPPAEEVYRFIEHNRQLLGYALSFSFEQLQLWLSVFPDHFRVFCVKDGDTLASLTLTVRVGESVLYNFCPADNLTYRTYSPTVLLTKGLYEECRHKGISLLDLGISVNETGAPKPSLKRFKENLGAKNCDKYVFHKVLS, from the coding sequence ATGTCCTATTCGATCCCCCAACAAAAGGTGACGTCTTTCCCCCTGCGCGACTATACCGCACAGGTCGTAGAGAATAACCCCGATGTACTGCACCGATATCATATCCGCTGGGCGTTGTGGCTCTTTAACACGCCCTTACACGTAAAACATCAACATGCGGCGGAGGTCTATACCTTTATTCTGACCGATACCGCCACCCAAACCGAAGTATTCGGGGTTTTTCATTTATTCATTGAACACCGGCAGGGAATCAGTCCTTTTCAGGCGTCGTTTGGTTCTTTTGAAATGGCCGAGCGCATCAGTCATGCCGAGTTTGGCGAATGGCTGACGGGCATCGAACTGTTTGCGAAAGAACTCGGTCTCTCAAGCCTTTGTATCAAACACTACCCTTCCTGCTACAACCCATCACGGACTACGTTTATCCGCCGAGGGTTGACGCGGCATGGCTTTACTATACCCAGCAGTACTGAAAACCAGTTCATTCCCGTCATTCAAGACCGCTTTGAAGAAGGACTGCACGCTTCCGAGCGCCGCCGTTTGCGCAAATGCCTGCGGGCCGGTTTTCGTTTTGAAGAATGGCTAAATCCACCTGCCGAAGAAGTCTATCGATTTATTGAACACAATCGCCAGCTGTTAGGGTATGCACTCTCATTCAGCTTTGAGCAACTGCAATTATGGCTGAGCGTATTCCCTGACCATTTTCGCGTTTTTTGCGTCAAAGACGGTGATACATTGGCCTCTCTTACCCTGACGGTGCGCGTGGGGGAATCTGTACTGTATAACTTCTGCCCTGCCGACAACCTCACATATCGTACCTATAGCCCGACGGTATTGCTTACCAAAGGCCTGTACGAAGAATGCCGGCACAAAGGTATTTCGCTGTTGGATTTGGGCATCTCCGTCAACGAAACGGGTGCTCCGAAGCCAAGCCTGAAGCGATTCAAGGAAAATCTGGGCGCAAAAAACTGCGACAAATACGTTTTTCACAAAGTGTTATCCTAA
- a CDS encoding response regulator → MKTILLIEDNPDMRENTTEILELAHYNVVTAENGKLGIKMAQESNPDLIICDIMMPELDGYGVLHLLSKEPSTASIPFIFLTAKAEKNDYRKGMTLGADDYLTKPYDDVELLSAVETRLRKNNLLKTEYSRTEEGLYQFLNEAKSFESLKKLSENKKTKLFKKREIIYSEGNYPNAVYFLKSGKIKNFKTNEFGKEYIIELHKPGDFFGYLDLLENAPYQDSAVALQDSEVVIIPKDEFNSLLYNNRDVATKFIKILSNEVREREERLLKLAYNSVRKRVAESLIMLANRYQEDKTKHFAISITREDLASIVGTATETVIRTLSDFKDELLIEMKGSLITVLDYEKLARMRN, encoded by the coding sequence ATGAAAACAATCCTTTTAATAGAAGACAATCCCGACATGCGGGAAAATACCACCGAGATCCTTGAGCTGGCGCATTATAACGTGGTAACGGCTGAAAACGGCAAACTTGGCATTAAAATGGCGCAGGAAAGCAATCCTGACCTGATTATCTGCGACATCATGATGCCGGAGCTGGATGGGTATGGGGTGCTTCACTTACTCAGTAAAGAGCCGTCTACGGCCAGTATTCCTTTTATCTTCCTCACTGCCAAGGCGGAGAAAAATGATTATCGGAAAGGCATGACATTAGGGGCCGACGACTATTTGACCAAGCCCTACGACGATGTGGAGCTGCTGAGTGCCGTTGAAACCCGCCTGCGCAAAAACAACCTGCTTAAAACCGAATATTCCCGCACGGAAGAGGGTCTGTATCAATTTCTGAATGAAGCAAAATCGTTTGAATCCCTTAAAAAGCTTTCTGAAAATAAGAAAACGAAGTTGTTTAAGAAACGGGAAATCATCTATTCGGAGGGGAATTATCCCAATGCCGTTTATTTTCTGAAAAGCGGTAAAATAAAGAACTTTAAAACCAATGAATTCGGGAAAGAATACATTATTGAACTGCATAAACCCGGCGATTTTTTCGGTTATTTAGACTTACTGGAAAATGCTCCCTACCAGGACTCTGCCGTGGCGCTGCAGGATAGCGAAGTGGTGATCATTCCCAAAGATGAGTTCAACTCCCTGTTGTATAACAACCGCGATGTAGCAACGAAATTCATTAAGATACTGTCCAATGAAGTACGTGAACGGGAAGAACGCCTGCTGAAATTGGCCTATAACTCGGTGCGTAAACGAGTGGCCGAATCGCTCATCATGCTGGCCAATCGCTATCAGGAAGACAAAACCAAGCATTTTGCCATTTCCATCACCCGTGAAGACCTGGCGAGTATCGTAGGCACCGCCACCGAGACCGTGATCCGTACGCTGTCGGATTTTAAAGATGAACTTCTTATCGAAATGAAAGGGAGCCTCATTACGGTGCTGGATTACGAGAAATTGGCCCGAATGAGAAATTGA
- a CDS encoding FixH family protein encodes MKISWGTGIWVLYGSFVLMMVTMVGMSVVQKIDLVTDDYYAEEIKYQGKIDKVRNAGQLAAPLAWEVTPTEIKVNYPSALKNISGFIYFYCPSDNRKDFKLPIKTDLQLIQRIPTQNIPSGRYRIQFDWQANGTGYWNEGIINI; translated from the coding sequence ATGAAAATATCCTGGGGTACCGGCATTTGGGTTCTATATGGCTCATTTGTCCTGATGATGGTCACGATGGTCGGCATGAGTGTCGTCCAAAAAATAGATCTGGTGACCGACGATTATTACGCTGAAGAAATTAAATACCAGGGAAAAATCGATAAGGTCAGAAACGCCGGACAATTGGCGGCTCCGTTGGCGTGGGAAGTGACCCCGACCGAGATAAAGGTCAACTATCCTTCAGCGTTAAAAAACATCAGCGGTTTCATTTATTTCTATTGCCCTTCCGATAACCGGAAAGACTTCAAACTGCCCATCAAGACCGATCTGCAACTTATTCAGCGTATTCCCACGCAAAATATCCCAAGCGGTCGTTACCGTATTCAGTTCGACTGGCAGGCCAACGGCACCGGCTATTGGAACGAAGGAATTATAAATATTTGA
- a CDS encoding sulfite exporter TauE/SafE family protein: protein MLYLAFTLGLMSSLHCVGMCGPIALALPVHHRSTFGKLLGILMYNAGRATTYSLLGVLFGLVGSALDFGGIQRGLSIGTGIILLGTVAYSSHWIDQLSAPLPLQKGVQWVKKRLGLLLSRRSFPALFLLGTLNGLLPCGLVYMALISSIAMGNPWEGGLFMALFGAGTLPAMSAVAFVKTFISTKFRNQARRLMPAFVAVVAILLIVRGFQFSESPSGAKTARPIPVCHGE, encoded by the coding sequence ATGCTCTATCTCGCATTCACCTTAGGCTTAATGAGCAGTCTCCACTGTGTGGGGATGTGCGGACCTATTGCGTTGGCATTGCCGGTACATCATCGCTCAACGTTTGGGAAACTGCTGGGGATTTTGATGTATAACGCCGGCCGCGCCACTACCTACAGCTTGCTTGGAGTGCTGTTTGGATTGGTGGGCAGCGCGCTTGACTTCGGAGGCATACAGCGCGGATTATCCATTGGTACCGGCATTATTTTGCTCGGCACCGTCGCCTATTCCTCGCATTGGATTGATCAGCTCTCCGCTCCGCTCCCTTTGCAAAAAGGTGTTCAATGGGTCAAAAAAAGACTGGGGCTGTTGCTTTCCCGACGCAGTTTTCCCGCGTTGTTTTTATTGGGAACGCTTAATGGGTTATTGCCTTGTGGGTTGGTCTACATGGCTCTTATCAGTTCTATTGCCATGGGCAACCCTTGGGAAGGCGGCCTGTTTATGGCGTTATTCGGGGCGGGCACCCTTCCGGCCATGAGTGCCGTGGCGTTTGTAAAAACCTTTATTTCCACCAAATTCAGAAACCAAGCCCGTCGGCTTATGCCTGCCTTTGTGGCCGTCGTGGCGATTCTCCTAATTGTCCGCGGTTTTCAATTTTCCGAAAGTCCTTCAGGGGCCAAAACAGCCCGTCCGATTCCCGTCTGCCACGGAGAATAG
- a CDS encoding PAS domain-containing sensor histidine kinase encodes MLEVFIQQTQAMRRHVEMLHALFKSATEGIIVIDSWGEIQLVNPKAQELFGYEEGELLGKKIETLIPQKYARRHVDHRMNYAQQPKARNMGGHFDLQAKRKDESEFPVEVSLSPFSTSDGDYVVSFIIDISLRKSQETALLEANRQIQNLNTDLEERVQQRTRELARALEELELSKQEVMRALEKERQLNDMKTKFVTIASHEFRTPLATILSSASLIGRYSLSEEEDKRQKHVQRIKSTVNNLTEILNDFLSLGKLEEGQIRNVPVVFNLPEFCRELIDELRSVCKENQHVQYSHEGEAEVCIDRHLLKNVFINLISNAAKYSGEGKDIYLKTHKNATKLTVEIQDRGIGISEQDLPYVFDRFFRAQNSGTIQGTGLGLNIVYKYIQLMQGDIRMESKLNEGTKVYLELPT; translated from the coding sequence ATGTTAGAAGTATTTATTCAGCAAACCCAAGCGATGAGAAGACACGTCGAAATGTTACATGCACTCTTCAAAAGTGCAACAGAGGGGATAATTGTGATTGATTCATGGGGAGAAATTCAATTGGTAAATCCAAAAGCACAGGAGTTGTTTGGATACGAAGAAGGAGAATTGCTTGGAAAGAAAATTGAAACCCTGATCCCTCAAAAGTATGCAAGGAGGCATGTTGATCACCGTATGAATTACGCCCAGCAACCCAAAGCGCGAAACATGGGGGGCCATTTTGATTTACAGGCCAAACGTAAAGACGAAAGCGAGTTTCCGGTCGAAGTCAGTCTGAGTCCGTTCAGTACCAGTGACGGAGATTATGTCGTCAGCTTTATCATTGATATCTCCCTGCGCAAATCACAGGAAACGGCCCTGCTCGAAGCCAATCGCCAAATTCAAAACCTGAATACCGATCTGGAAGAACGGGTCCAACAACGTACCCGTGAATTGGCCCGCGCCCTGGAAGAACTTGAACTGTCAAAACAGGAGGTAATGCGTGCGCTCGAAAAAGAACGGCAACTCAATGACATGAAAACCAAATTTGTGACCATTGCTTCGCACGAATTCCGTACGCCCTTGGCCACTATTTTATCTTCCGCTTCTTTAATTGGCCGTTATTCTCTCAGCGAAGAAGAAGACAAGCGTCAAAAACACGTACAGCGCATTAAATCAACGGTCAATAATCTGACCGAAATCCTGAATGATTTCCTGTCTTTGGGGAAATTGGAAGAAGGTCAAATCCGAAATGTTCCCGTGGTGTTTAACCTGCCTGAATTCTGTCGGGAGCTGATTGATGAGCTCCGTTCGGTTTGCAAAGAAAACCAGCATGTTCAGTATAGTCACGAAGGAGAAGCCGAAGTATGCATTGATCGTCACTTACTGAAAAACGTCTTCATCAACCTTATCTCAAATGCCGCGAAATACTCCGGCGAAGGAAAAGATATTTATTTGAAAACCCACAAAAACGCGACAAAGCTAACGGTCGAAATTCAGGACCGGGGTATCGGAATATCTGAACAGGATCTGCCTTATGTCTTTGACCGGTTTTTCAGAGCCCAAAATTCGGGCACCATTCAGGGCACCGGATTGGGACTCAATATTGTGTATAAATACATTCAGTTAATGCAAGGAGATATCCGGATGGAAAGTAAGCTGAATGAAGGCACCAAGGTGTATCTTGAACTCCCCACATAG
- a CDS encoding ABC-F family ATP-binding cassette domain-containing protein, whose product MISITNLSYYLGDRALYENASLHIKPKDKIGLIGLNGTGKSTLLHLIVGNYQPDAGHISKSGGCTIGFLNQDLLSYQSDDSILSVAMQAFERANELQRQMDAVIHEMEVNYQDKLVDRLARIQEEFEALDGYSIQSKAEEILEGLGFSTADLQKPLRLFSGGWRMRVMLAKLLLQKPSLLMLDEPTNHLDLPSIQWVEKYVQSYENAVIVVSHDREFLDNVCDTMVEVSNQKLNYYGGNYSFYIEEKALRNEIQKGAYENQQAKIRQTERFIERFKAKATKAKQAQSRAKMLDRMDRVEAVVDENAKVHFRFQFTTQPGRHVLQLENVSKAYGEKEILRNTGIAMERGDKIALIGANGKGKSTLLRVIAGTEPIEGERRLGHNVLFTFYAQHQLESLNIEHTILEELKYANPTKSETECRTILGCFLFTGEDVFKKIKVLSGGEKSRVALAKVLVSEANFLLLDEPTNHLDMQSVNILIQALRQYEGSFVVVSHDRFFVEAIANKIWYIDNREVKEYPGTYQEYEWWQEERGEEENAKGKEAVMTSLASMNAIKTAPAVAPAPTKNGNSNNQALKQLQNKVNQLEKEIDALEKQKAEIESTLADEAIYSNPDKLTEVNRQYADIKQKIDKATEDWEQAVLEADALA is encoded by the coding sequence ATGATTTCAATAACTAACTTATCGTATTACCTCGGCGACCGAGCGTTGTATGAAAACGCCTCGCTTCACATCAAGCCTAAAGACAAAATCGGCCTTATCGGGCTGAACGGAACGGGCAAGTCGACGTTGTTGCACTTAATTGTAGGAAATTATCAACCCGATGCCGGGCATATCTCAAAATCAGGCGGTTGTACGATCGGATTTTTGAATCAGGATCTGCTTTCCTATCAAAGCGACGACTCTATTTTGTCGGTAGCGATGCAGGCCTTTGAGCGCGCCAACGAACTGCAACGGCAGATGGACGCGGTCATTCATGAAATGGAAGTAAATTATCAGGACAAACTCGTGGATCGTCTTGCCCGTATTCAGGAAGAGTTTGAAGCCTTGGATGGCTATTCCATACAGTCAAAAGCAGAAGAGATTCTGGAAGGGCTCGGTTTTTCGACGGCTGATCTGCAAAAACCACTACGGCTTTTTTCCGGAGGGTGGCGTATGCGGGTGATGCTGGCGAAATTGCTGCTGCAAAAACCCTCACTTCTGATGCTCGATGAGCCGACCAACCACTTGGACCTTCCTTCGATTCAGTGGGTGGAAAAATACGTTCAGAGTTATGAAAATGCCGTGATCGTGGTTTCTCACGACCGTGAATTTTTGGATAATGTCTGCGATACAATGGTGGAAGTGAGTAACCAAAAACTGAATTATTACGGCGGCAATTATTCCTTTTACATCGAAGAAAAAGCCCTGCGTAACGAAATTCAAAAAGGCGCTTACGAAAACCAACAGGCTAAAATTCGGCAAACGGAGCGTTTTATTGAGCGCTTTAAAGCGAAGGCTACCAAGGCCAAGCAGGCCCAGAGCCGCGCCAAAATGCTGGATAGAATGGACCGCGTGGAAGCCGTCGTGGATGAAAACGCCAAAGTCCATTTTCGATTTCAGTTCACCACCCAACCGGGGCGTCATGTACTCCAGCTTGAAAATGTATCAAAAGCCTACGGAGAGAAAGAAATCCTGCGCAATACCGGCATTGCCATGGAGCGTGGGGATAAGATCGCCCTCATCGGGGCCAACGGAAAAGGAAAATCGACGCTTCTGCGGGTGATCGCAGGCACCGAACCCATTGAAGGCGAGCGGCGTTTAGGACATAATGTGCTGTTTACGTTTTATGCCCAGCATCAGTTGGAGTCGTTGAACATCGAACATACGATTCTGGAAGAGTTGAAATATGCCAACCCGACCAAAAGTGAAACCGAATGCCGTACCATTTTGGGATGCTTTCTGTTTACGGGCGAGGATGTATTTAAAAAGATAAAGGTACTTTCGGGAGGAGAAAAATCGCGCGTGGCGTTGGCTAAAGTGTTGGTGTCGGAGGCGAACTTTTTATTGCTTGATGAGCCTACCAACCACTTAGACATGCAATCGGTCAATATCCTGATTCAGGCGTTGCGCCAATACGAGGGGTCGTTTGTAGTGGTATCGCACGACCGCTTCTTTGTGGAAGCCATTGCGAATAAAATTTGGTATATCGACAACCGCGAAGTGAAAGAATACCCCGGCACGTACCAGGAATACGAATGGTGGCAGGAAGAACGGGGAGAGGAAGAAAATGCCAAAGGCAAAGAAGCCGTCATGACGAGTTTAGCCTCCATGAATGCGATCAAAACCGCCCCGGCCGTTGCCCCCGCCCCAACGAAGAATGGAAACTCGAACAACCAGGCACTGAAGCAGCTTCAGAATAAAGTCAATCAACTTGAAAAGGAGATCGACGCCCTGGAAAAGCAGAAAGCAGAGATAGAAAGTACGTTGGCGGATGAAGCTATCTACAGCAATCCGGACAAGTTGACGGAGGTCAACCGTCAATACGCTGACATCAAGCAAAAAATAGATAAAGCAACGGAAGACTGGGAACAGGCCGTACTCGAAGCCGATGCGTTGGCGTAG
- a CDS encoding cbb3-type cytochrome c oxidase N-terminal domain-containing protein, translated as MKFRNYLQAIDGVAIYPLIGLLIFTGLFVGLVWYLIRMDKQTVQKMSRLPLEDGTVRNILSTLLLLFVSSGAFAQAEVEKAGNKELVTYLIMLILLLVILAVVAVLIQVLLLLQKISAKTQPAEAPAEDLRGDKAPLFSARWWQRWTGFGVQLEDEQRILITGHDYDGIHELDNRMPPWLAFLFQGTILFAIIYLLIYHLTGMGDLPMAELEKETLVIEAKKTAFLEKAAAKINENTVALLSDAKTIEEGKSVFMANCAACHANDGGGTVGPNLTDEYWLHGGGIKNVFKTIKYGVPQKGMISWEKQLNPLKMQQVASYIISIKGSKTANPKAPQGEVYTETAAKTDSTVAMK; from the coding sequence ATGAAATTCAGAAACTACCTCCAGGCAATCGACGGAGTGGCCATCTATCCGCTCATTGGGCTGCTCATTTTCACCGGTCTTTTTGTAGGTTTGGTGTGGTACCTAATTCGTATGGATAAACAAACCGTCCAAAAAATGAGTCGACTTCCGCTGGAAGACGGCACCGTTCGAAACATACTTTCTACCCTTCTGCTGCTTTTTGTCAGTTCGGGGGCTTTTGCTCAGGCTGAAGTTGAAAAAGCCGGCAATAAAGAATTAGTAACCTACCTCATTATGCTGATCCTGTTATTGGTCATCCTTGCGGTAGTGGCGGTTTTGATTCAGGTGTTGCTGTTACTCCAAAAAATCTCCGCTAAAACCCAACCCGCCGAAGCACCGGCGGAAGACTTACGCGGCGATAAAGCCCCGCTGTTCAGTGCCCGTTGGTGGCAGCGTTGGACCGGCTTCGGCGTTCAACTCGAAGACGAGCAGCGTATCCTCATCACCGGTCACGATTACGACGGCATCCATGAGCTCGACAACCGTATGCCGCCCTGGCTGGCCTTTCTTTTCCAGGGCACTATTCTATTTGCCATCATCTATTTACTTATTTATCACCTTACCGGAATGGGCGATCTTCCAATGGCTGAACTGGAAAAAGAAACGTTGGTCATTGAAGCCAAAAAAACGGCTTTTCTGGAAAAAGCAGCCGCTAAAATCAACGAAAACACCGTCGCTCTGCTTTCGGATGCCAAAACCATTGAAGAAGGAAAAAGCGTTTTTATGGCCAATTGCGCGGCCTGTCACGCCAACGACGGTGGCGGTACCGTAGGCCCTAACCTGACGGACGAGTATTGGCTGCACGGCGGCGGCATCAAAAATGTATTCAAAACCATCAAGTACGGGGTGCCTCAAAAAGGGATGATCTCGTGGGAAAAACAATTGAATCCGCTCAAGATGCAACAGGTAGCCAGCTATATCATTTCGATAAAGGGCTCAAAAACGGCTAATCCGAAAGCTCCGCAGGGAGAAGTTTACACAGAAACTGCCGCCAAAACGGACAGTACCGTAGCAATGAAATAA
- the hemN gene encoding oxygen-independent coproporphyrinogen III oxidase yields the protein MNTHLLQKYNVPGPRYTSYPTVPYWDTKPVTEHRWKGVVNDTFEVSNETEGISLYIHLPFCERLCTYCGCNTRITVNHKVEHPYIDALLKEWQLYVDGFPARPKLREIHLGGGTPTFFSPENLRRLINGLLEKADVHPKHEFGFEAHPANTTDEHLEVLHEVGFRRISIGVQDFNPIVLELINRPQTYQQVQHLTEKAREIGYTSVNFDLVYGLPRQRVSTMAQTISEVIRLRPDRIALYSYAHVPWVKPGQRKFTEEDLPDAAKKLTIYDTCRDALELAGYTDIGMDHFSLPTDGLYEAVQHKRLHRNFMGYTTTQTHLLIGLGVSAISDSWWGYAQNEKTVEQYYERLKSNELPLFRGHMLTRQDLILRRHIQRLMCQFETSWDDSKDQCKELYDALARLEEPEKDGLVLIEPYHLTVTEKGRNFIRNISMAFDARLWNDIPQTAIFSKVF from the coding sequence ATGAACACTCACCTCCTGCAAAAATATAACGTTCCGGGGCCTCGCTATACGAGCTATCCGACGGTGCCTTATTGGGATACAAAACCCGTGACCGAACACCGATGGAAAGGAGTGGTCAATGATACATTTGAAGTAAGCAACGAGACGGAGGGCATCAGCCTTTACATTCATTTACCTTTTTGCGAACGTCTTTGCACCTATTGCGGCTGTAACACCCGTATTACCGTTAATCATAAAGTAGAACATCCGTACATTGATGCCCTTTTGAAAGAATGGCAACTGTACGTAGATGGATTCCCTGCCCGACCTAAACTGCGTGAAATTCACCTGGGCGGCGGAACCCCCACTTTTTTCAGTCCCGAAAACTTAAGAAGGCTCATCAACGGCTTACTTGAAAAAGCCGATGTCCACCCTAAGCACGAGTTTGGCTTTGAAGCTCACCCCGCTAATACAACCGACGAGCACTTAGAGGTACTCCATGAGGTGGGTTTTAGGCGTATCAGCATTGGGGTTCAAGACTTTAACCCAATTGTTTTAGAGCTAATCAATCGCCCGCAGACCTACCAACAGGTACAGCACCTGACCGAAAAAGCGCGCGAGATCGGCTATACTTCCGTCAACTTTGACTTGGTATACGGGCTGCCCCGACAACGGGTCAGTACCATGGCACAGACCATCAGCGAGGTGATCCGGCTTCGCCCGGACCGGATCGCCCTTTATAGCTATGCCCACGTACCTTGGGTAAAACCGGGTCAGCGTAAATTTACGGAAGAAGACCTCCCCGATGCCGCCAAAAAACTGACCATTTATGATACCTGCCGGGATGCTCTGGAATTGGCAGGATATACGGACATCGGCATGGATCACTTTTCATTACCGACCGACGGATTGTATGAAGCCGTTCAGCACAAACGTCTGCACCGCAATTTTATGGGTTATACCACCACCCAAACTCATTTGTTGATCGGTCTTGGCGTATCGGCCATCAGCGATAGTTGGTGGGGATATGCCCAAAACGAAAAGACCGTTGAGCAGTATTATGAACGTCTGAAATCCAACGAGCTCCCGTTGTTCAGAGGCCACATGCTGACCCGCCAAGACCTCATTCTGCGCCGTCACATTCAGCGCCTGATGTGTCAATTTGAAACTTCCTGGGATGATTCAAAAGACCAATGTAAGGAACTCTATGACGCTTTGGCACGACTGGAGGAACCCGAAAAAGACGGATTGGTCCTCATCGAACCGTATCATTTGACCGTAACCGAAAAAGGTCGAAATTTTATACGAAACATCAGTATGGCTTTCGACGCCCGACTTTGGAACGACATTCCGCAAACGGCTATTTTTAGTAAGGTATTTTAA